Proteins from a genomic interval of Chryseobacterium indologenes:
- a CDS encoding carboxypeptidase regulatory-like domain-containing protein: MKIFLRLCLCLAFLSTINIFSQQTITGRITDESGESLSAVTVVNMASDKKTSSDSQGMFSIEASPNDELRFVKEDFTRVSRRVLINGINSQLLITLYQIPKDVGEVKIVKKLSGDLDQDSRIVAKADKGEQVRNAVGLPQPVGKMREKPAEVKTVLLPILLGNLNVQGLYDLISGKAKKQKRQYRYDDLQEHIAWIRNRVEDEYFIKAGIPADRISEFIQFSFVAKPQVRTYVKARNLSGVLLRLEETIPLFLERLQDSSK, encoded by the coding sequence ATGAAAATTTTTCTCAGATTATGCCTTTGTCTGGCTTTTCTATCGACCATAAACATTTTTTCACAACAAACCATCACCGGACGTATCACCGATGAAAGTGGTGAAAGTTTAAGTGCGGTAACCGTCGTCAATATGGCCTCCGATAAAAAAACGTCTTCAGATTCACAGGGAATGTTCTCTATAGAAGCATCTCCCAATGATGAGCTTAGGTTTGTCAAAGAAGATTTTACAAGAGTCTCCCGAAGAGTTCTTATCAATGGAATTAATTCACAATTGTTGATCACTCTTTATCAGATTCCTAAAGATGTCGGGGAGGTGAAAATCGTAAAAAAGCTTTCCGGTGATCTCGATCAGGACTCCAGAATCGTAGCCAAAGCAGATAAAGGTGAGCAGGTAAGAAATGCTGTCGGCCTGCCACAACCGGTCGGGAAAATGAGAGAAAAACCGGCAGAAGTGAAAACTGTTCTCCTGCCTATATTGCTGGGAAACCTGAATGTTCAGGGATTATATGATTTAATAAGCGGAAAGGCCAAAAAACAGAAGCGGCAGTATAGATATGATGACCTGCAGGAGCATATTGCCTGGATCAGAAACAGGGTAGAAGACGAATACTTTATTAAAGCCGGAATTCCTGCAGACAGGATTTCAGAATTTATACAGTTTTCATTTGTAGCAAAACCTCAGGTACGAACCTATGTGAAAGCAAGAAACCTTTCAGGCGTTTTGCTGAGGTTAGAAGAGACAATACCACTTTTTCTCGAAAGATTGCAAGATTCTTCAAAGTAG
- a CDS encoding DUF4280 domain-containing protein: MSAPIPYTVQSGETLQDIAKKLGIKDWTKLKDYHNANSETKVGNTPYTGFSLMTPPPDEVYGLNGETPPPDPAQEQKTAEQKQEEEKKKEEEKKKNEQASKSDHDGKYFVVHGAKCICDQSIPPKKTADLQVTSHAIIVLNDQQGKLAATEEDKTFMPPAETFGKCKMKPTAGGYLPCAVAPAPKWDKTYDSTQVMGKNTLTEISQLTCTAGGIITIAKHGQTDSVSNAHADNTNPAELAMVNPAVDQPKKKEEYPSVTSIVLTAIENRLSFKEIDSKNKSGTVYLRKDEEASFKANLKSGNKQLTSWMVYSDHQGKKENRIFLREQIGTEFSQSFEGLGKFRIEGYGKPKTPEFEKGKFDKCDPTCSIDVEVVENTLLDLESTSADFTTRIDPSKNRKFRKGVPSVFRAKFFIPDLTEEEKSRLTLAVFDGSGNAITEGVHINDDTLTFIPQNTKAKYSILARYINENGEAIEKRCPEKVKAMRF; this comes from the coding sequence ATGTCAGCACCTATCCCATATACAGTTCAGAGCGGAGAAACGCTGCAGGATATCGCCAAAAAATTGGGGATCAAAGACTGGACAAAACTGAAAGACTATCATAATGCCAATTCCGAAACGAAGGTTGGTAATACTCCTTATACAGGCTTTTCCCTTATGACTCCGCCTCCTGATGAGGTGTATGGACTCAATGGTGAGACTCCTCCACCCGATCCTGCCCAGGAACAAAAAACGGCAGAACAGAAACAGGAAGAGGAAAAAAAGAAGGAAGAAGAGAAAAAGAAAAACGAACAGGCTTCCAAAAGTGACCACGACGGAAAATACTTTGTGGTACATGGTGCCAAATGCATCTGTGATCAATCCATTCCTCCTAAAAAAACAGCAGATTTGCAAGTTACTTCCCATGCAATTATCGTCCTGAACGATCAACAGGGTAAACTGGCCGCCACAGAAGAAGATAAAACATTTATGCCTCCCGCTGAAACTTTCGGAAAATGTAAAATGAAACCAACGGCAGGTGGTTATCTTCCGTGTGCTGTAGCGCCTGCACCCAAATGGGACAAAACCTATGACAGTACTCAGGTCATGGGAAAAAATACACTGACAGAAATCTCTCAATTAACGTGTACTGCAGGCGGAATAATAACCATAGCTAAACACGGGCAGACTGATTCTGTGAGCAACGCCCATGCTGACAATACCAACCCGGCAGAACTGGCTATGGTAAATCCGGCAGTGGATCAGCCTAAAAAAAAGGAAGAATATCCTTCCGTGACTTCTATTGTCTTAACTGCCATAGAAAACAGACTTAGTTTTAAAGAAATAGATTCCAAAAATAAAAGTGGTACCGTTTACCTGCGTAAAGACGAAGAAGCATCTTTTAAAGCCAATCTGAAAAGCGGAAACAAACAACTCACCTCGTGGATGGTTTACAGTGACCATCAGGGTAAGAAAGAGAACAGAATATTTTTAAGAGAACAAATCGGAACCGAGTTTTCCCAAAGTTTCGAAGGATTGGGAAAATTCAGGATTGAAGGATACGGCAAACCTAAAACCCCGGAATTTGAAAAAGGAAAATTTGATAAATGTGATCCTACCTGTTCTATCGATGTTGAAGTAGTAGAAAACACCCTTCTCGATCTTGAGTCTACATCCGCAGATTTTACTACCCGTATCGACCCCTCTAAAAACAGAAAGTTCAGGAAAGGCGTTCCTTCTGTGTTCAGAGCAAAATTTTTCATTCCTGATCTTACGGAAGAAGAAAAATCAAGGCTTACACTCGCCGTATTCGATGGATCGGGAAATGCTATTACGGAAGGCGTTCACATCAATGATGACACCCTAACCTTTATTCCTCAGAACACTAAAGCGAAATACAGTATTCTGGCCCGTTATATCAACGAAAACGGGGAAGCCATAGAAAAAAGATGTCCGGAGAAAGTGAAGGCAATGCGGTTTTAG
- a CDS encoding GNAT family N-acetyltransferase produces MEFLPITYAEDDRVQEIYNSYISTFPVDEQRDKDQFLDLFSNPHVSFMSVIHEKEAIGYLILWKMSSFVFVEHFEVFEAFRSKKLGSHIVNHLTENYPHVILEIEPADLSEDATRRYSFYQRNNFSLVDTTYIQPSYGEGKQSLNLWLLANYTPENIEEIKKEICDIIYP; encoded by the coding sequence ATGGAATTTTTACCGATTACTTATGCTGAGGATGATAGAGTTCAGGAGATCTATAATTCTTATATCAGCACTTTTCCTGTAGACGAGCAAAGAGACAAAGATCAGTTTTTGGATTTATTTTCAAATCCACATGTTAGCTTTATGTCTGTGATCCATGAGAAGGAGGCCATTGGATATCTTATTCTCTGGAAAATGAGTTCGTTTGTTTTTGTGGAGCATTTCGAGGTATTTGAAGCCTTCAGAAGTAAAAAGCTGGGATCTCATATCGTTAATCACCTGACGGAAAATTATCCCCATGTCATTTTGGAAATTGAGCCGGCTGATTTGAGCGAAGATGCTACGCGCCGTTACTCTTTTTACCAGAGGAATAATTTCAGCCTGGTTGACACCACTTATATTCAGCCAAGCTATGGCGAAGGGAAACAGTCTTTGAACCTTTGGTTGCTGGCCAACTATACTCCTGAAAATATAGAAGAAATCAAAAAAGAAATTTGTGATATTATTTATCCTTAA
- a CDS encoding DUF3380 domain-containing protein yields the protein MTVYAIVKEKNQDGKVLYDADGDFSMATAKLKKGSTLVKIVENKGAVKVGDQPIGGSNCGGKFCIKKGSPKSELIREINIRLAGFGGNVPTDEFTDRTEKMVKQFQRDYMKVPETGKVCGNVLKAIDDFTSKWAEKISDYTCLCNGIKSIPNKCSGFGKGQYKDQYSSKTHVEKYHKYERPGMHRSLLWGVSALKYYLSIQNEYKYSSITAGYRCWEHNKYAGRATTNHMGKAVDIQFLKNNKLVAGKKEENLPILRDIRDKFYTKYLDSKYNWLNGNNNFSLEPFGLGNGQTWSWIHMDVREFDNVYLDDKFFTKTQDSLTGKSLTQLANELGLKDMCSCMGGGLSTNSNSNSKVGECICFKQGKVKTACIGKGSPITNDIYKKEADRLGIELAMIQAIAKQESKRESFWKEGQATILFERHKMWEYLEKDLNKTRSELEKLQKDDPSLVNELSGGYGKYSEQYDKLDKAKKIDNTTALKACSWGKFQVMGFNYSVAFSTPEEMEKAVNLCEIQQFYFFVGYIENTIGMITAMKNKNWEDIASKYNGSKWKKRILTMLRILKPTIMNIKKINKMKIKLFFHFNDIECIVISL from the coding sequence TTGACCGTTTATGCCATCGTGAAAGAAAAGAACCAGGACGGAAAAGTTTTATACGATGCAGATGGTGATTTCTCAATGGCTACCGCTAAGCTGAAGAAAGGGAGTACGCTGGTTAAGATTGTTGAGAATAAAGGTGCGGTGAAAGTGGGGGATCAACCAATTGGTGGATCTAATTGTGGTGGCAAGTTCTGTATTAAAAAGGGAAGCCCTAAGAGCGAATTGATCAGAGAAATCAATATCCGCTTAGCTGGATTTGGTGGAAATGTTCCAACAGATGAGTTTACGGACAGAACAGAAAAAATGGTAAAACAATTCCAACGGGATTATATGAAAGTTCCAGAAACAGGAAAAGTCTGTGGAAATGTACTCAAAGCAATTGATGATTTTACTTCGAAATGGGCTGAAAAAATATCAGATTATACATGTTTATGTAATGGAATAAAAAGTATTCCAAACAAATGCTCAGGATTTGGAAAAGGTCAATATAAAGATCAATATTCAAGTAAAACTCACGTTGAAAAATATCATAAATATGAAAGACCTGGAATGCATAGAAGTTTATTATGGGGAGTGAGCGCCTTGAAATATTATTTAAGTATACAAAATGAATATAAATATTCTAGTATTACTGCAGGATACAGATGTTGGGAACACAATAAATATGCTGGTAGAGCAACTACTAACCATATGGGAAAAGCTGTAGATATACAGTTCTTAAAAAACAATAAACTAGTTGCAGGGAAAAAAGAAGAAAACCTACCTATTCTAAGAGATATTCGTGACAAATTTTATACAAAATATTTAGACAGTAAATATAATTGGCTTAATGGAAATAATAATTTTTCTTTAGAGCCGTTTGGATTAGGAAATGGGCAAACTTGGAGCTGGATCCACATGGATGTACGTGAATTTGATAATGTTTATCTAGATGATAAATTTTTTACTAAAACTCAAGATTCACTTACAGGAAAAAGCCTAACCCAACTTGCCAATGAATTGGGACTAAAAGATATGTGTAGTTGTATGGGCGGAGGATTAAGCACCAATAGCAATTCTAATTCAAAAGTAGGAGAATGTATTTGCTTTAAACAAGGTAAAGTGAAAACAGCATGTATAGGTAAAGGCAGCCCTATTACTAATGATATTTATAAAAAAGAAGCAGATAGATTAGGTATTGAGTTAGCAATGATTCAGGCTATCGCAAAGCAGGAATCAAAGAGAGAGAGTTTCTGGAAAGAAGGGCAAGCTACTATCCTATTTGAAAGACACAAAATGTGGGAATATCTAGAAAAAGATTTAAATAAGACAAGATCTGAACTTGAAAAATTACAAAAAGATGATCCCTCGCTTGTAAATGAGCTGTCAGGAGGTTATGGTAAATATTCCGAGCAATACGACAAACTAGATAAAGCTAAAAAAATTGATAATACAACCGCTTTAAAAGCTTGTAGTTGGGGTAAATTCCAAGTGATGGGTTTCAACTATTCAGTAGCCTTTAGCACACCTGAAGAAATGGAAAAAGCTGTAAACCTTTGTGAAATTCAGCAATTTTACTTTTTTGTTGGATATATTGAAAATACTATTGGAATGATAACCGCTATGAAAAATAAAAATTGGGAAGATATTGCTTCTAAATATAACGGAAGTAAATGGAAAAAAAGAATCCTGACTATGCTTCGAATATTGAAACCTACTATAATGAATATAAAAAAGATAAATAAAATGAAAATAAAACTTTTTTTTCATTTCAATGATATTGAGTGTATCGTTATTAGCTTGTAA
- a CDS encoding SIMPL domain-containing protein has translation MNKSNIAVAVVIALGFIIGLGFLGNAIKNRNKSENTISVTGLGTKQFTSDLITWSGSFSKNNIDLKSAYDELALDRKVINDYLVSKGIKQNEIVFSSVDIQKQFRSYNDSNGNYVQGEFSGYNLTQKVSIESKEVGKIENLSRNITEIINRGIEFTSSSPSYFYTKLATVKQEMIASATKDAKERAAKIAENSGSSLGNLKKATMGVIQITAPNSNEDYSYGGTFNTSSKEKEASITIKLEYEVN, from the coding sequence ATGAATAAAAGTAATATTGCAGTAGCGGTGGTCATAGCCTTAGGCTTTATTATTGGTCTTGGCTTTTTAGGAAATGCCATCAAGAATCGTAATAAATCTGAAAATACCATTTCTGTAACCGGTCTTGGAACCAAACAATTTACATCCGATCTGATCACCTGGTCAGGAAGTTTTTCTAAAAATAATATAGACTTAAAATCTGCTTATGATGAGCTGGCACTCGACAGGAAAGTGATCAATGACTATCTGGTCTCTAAGGGAATCAAACAGAACGAAATCGTATTTTCTTCAGTAGATATTCAGAAACAGTTCAGAAGTTACAATGATTCCAATGGAAATTATGTACAGGGTGAGTTTTCCGGATACAACCTGACTCAAAAAGTATCTATCGAAAGTAAGGAAGTTGGTAAAATTGAGAACCTGTCCAGAAATATTACGGAAATTATCAATCGCGGAATAGAATTTACTTCTTCTTCACCTTCCTATTTCTATACAAAACTGGCCACGGTAAAGCAGGAAATGATCGCCAGTGCTACAAAAGATGCAAAAGAACGAGCAGCAAAGATTGCAGAAAACTCTGGAAGCAGCTTGGGAAATCTTAAAAAGGCAACGATGGGAGTAATCCAGATCACAGCACCCAATTCAAATGAAGATTACTCATATGGCGGGACTTTTAATACTTCGTCGAAAGAAAAAGAAGCCAGTATTACTATTAAGCTTGAATATGAAGTAAATTAA